A region of Pasteurellaceae bacterium Orientalotternb1 DNA encodes the following proteins:
- a CDS encoding lipoprotein releasing system, ATP-binding protein produces MTQTELLRCENISKFYKEGANNTQVLKNISFSMNNGELVAIVGSSGSGKSTLLHTLGGLDQPSLGEVFIKGQSLQRLSSNALAKLRNQHLGFVYQFHHLMADFSALENVMMPMLIGQQSRSEAKERAEKMLQAVGLSHRITHRPSALSGGERQRVAIARALVNNPSLVLADEPTGNLDQKTTESIFDLIKQLNQEQGIAFLLVTHDLGLADKLNRRLVMQDGFLLEDK; encoded by the coding sequence ATGACCCAAACCGAACTTTTACGCTGTGAAAATATCAGCAAATTTTACAAAGAAGGTGCAAATAATACGCAGGTATTAAAAAATATTTCGTTTTCAATGAACAACGGGGAGCTTGTTGCTATTGTTGGAAGCTCTGGCTCTGGGAAAAGCACGCTACTGCATACATTAGGAGGACTCGATCAACCAAGTCTAGGCGAAGTGTTTATTAAAGGGCAATCACTACAACGATTGAGCAGTAACGCCCTTGCGAAGCTACGCAATCAGCACTTGGGCTTTGTTTATCAATTTCATCATTTAATGGCGGATTTCTCTGCACTAGAAAATGTGATGATGCCTATGCTAATTGGTCAGCAAAGTCGTTCAGAAGCGAAAGAACGAGCTGAAAAAATGCTACAAGCGGTTGGCTTATCTCATCGAATCACTCATCGACCATCCGCTTTATCTGGCGGTGAACGCCAACGTGTAGCCATTGCTAGAGCCTTGGTGAACAATCCATCACTCGTGCTTGCCGATGAACCAACAGGTAATCTCGACCAAAAAACGACAGAAAGCATTTTTGATTTAATCAAACAACTTAATCAAGAACAAGGCATTGCCTTTCTCTTAGTTACGCATGATTTAGGGTTAGCAGACAAACTCAACCGCCGTCTCGTGATGCAAGACGGTTTTTTGCTAGAGGATAAATAA
- a CDS encoding phosphopyruvate hydratase, with amino-acid sequence MAKIVKVIGREIIDSRGNPTVEAEVHLEGGFVGLAAAPSGASTGSREALELRDGDKARFLGKGVLKAVSAVNNEIAQAILGKDASNQADIDQIMIDLDGTDNKSKFGANAILAVSLANAKAAAASKGMPLYAWIAELNGTPGVYSMPLPMMNIINGGEHADNNVDIQEFMIQPVGAKTLKEALRIGAEVFHNLAKVLKGKGLNTAVGDEGGFAPNLASNADALACIKEAVEKAGYVLGKDVTLAMDCASSEFYNKENGLYEMKGEGKSFTSQEFTHYLEGLCKEYPIVSIEDGQDESDWDGFAYQTTVLGDKVQLVGDDLFVTNTKILKNGIEKGIANSILIKFNQIGSLTETLAAIKMAKDAGYTAVISHRSGETEDATIADLAVGTAAGQIKTGSMSRSDRVAKYNQLIRIEEALGDKAPFNGLKEVKGQA; translated from the coding sequence ATGGCAAAAATCGTTAAAGTAATTGGTCGTGAAATCATCGACTCTCGTGGTAATCCAACTGTTGAAGCTGAAGTTCACTTAGAAGGTGGTTTTGTTGGTTTAGCAGCAGCTCCATCAGGTGCATCAACAGGCTCACGCGAAGCGTTAGAGCTACGTGACGGCGACAAAGCACGTTTCTTAGGTAAAGGTGTGTTAAAAGCTGTTTCTGCAGTAAATAACGAAATAGCTCAAGCAATTTTAGGTAAAGATGCATCTAACCAAGCTGATATCGACCAAATTATGATCGACTTAGATGGTACAGACAACAAATCTAAATTCGGTGCGAACGCAATTTTAGCGGTATCTTTAGCAAACGCAAAAGCAGCGGCTGCATCAAAAGGTATGCCACTTTATGCGTGGATTGCTGAACTTAACGGTACACCAGGCGTGTACTCAATGCCATTACCAATGATGAATATCATCAACGGTGGTGAACACGCTGACAACAATGTTGATATCCAAGAATTTATGATTCAACCTGTTGGTGCGAAAACGCTAAAAGAAGCGTTACGTATCGGTGCTGAAGTGTTCCACAATCTTGCGAAAGTATTAAAAGGCAAAGGGTTGAATACCGCTGTGGGTGACGAAGGTGGTTTCGCTCCAAATCTGGCTTCAAACGCAGATGCGTTAGCGTGTATCAAAGAAGCGGTTGAAAAAGCGGGCTATGTGTTAGGTAAAGACGTAACTCTAGCGATGGACTGTGCTTCTTCTGAATTCTACAACAAAGAAAATGGCTTGTATGAAATGAAAGGGGAAGGTAAATCATTCACTTCTCAAGAGTTCACTCATTACTTAGAAGGTTTATGCAAAGAGTACCCAATCGTGTCTATCGAAGATGGTCAAGATGAATCTGACTGGGACGGTTTCGCATATCAAACTACAGTATTGGGCGATAAAGTTCAATTAGTGGGCGACGACTTATTTGTAACGAATACTAAGATTTTGAAAAATGGTATCGAAAAAGGTATCGCAAACTCAATCTTAATCAAGTTCAACCAAATCGGTTCATTGACTGAAACGCTTGCAGCAATCAAAATGGCAAAAGACGCTGGCTACACGGCAGTGATTTCACACCGTTCAGGTGAGACTGAAGATGCCACTATCGCTGACTTAGCGGTGGGGACTGCAGCTGGTCAAATCAAAACAGGTTCAATGAGCCGCTCAGACCGTGTTGCGAAATACAACCAATTAATCCGTATTGAAGAAGCGTTAGGTGACAAAGCACCATTCAACGGTTTAAAAGAAGTTAAAGGTCAAGCGTAA
- a CDS encoding fatty-acid oxidation protein subunit alpha, whose translation MNNEQLQLSSFNVDIDNNHIAIVRIDVPNGTSNWLPENFVSDLRDVLGTILYQQARGVIFLSNKPKCFIKGYRLSGLQDKTDAQLRTISQEAQAVMREINTLKMPVVAVIDGDCFGMGLELALACDYRIASEEVYTKFAMPQIRSGILPFAGGTQRLPRLIGLSKAIPLLLSGHKIGAEKALKLGLVDKLIPASNLFETAYQLLLNNEVQKFDHKRPLARWAAIRRNLESNLFIRQRYLDHIENRVWNKAFGNYPAVAKMLELLKLPRFKEGLSFEQQAFVELNQTEQAQVLINLKQTERTMKESYRGRSQGRDVTQVSVLGSGFMGAGIAYLTANNAQLPVRIKDIHPSEIQKALKTCYGLMHKAVNRGTLSHGEMIQRMNLITGGDRLVAAQTTDFIIEAVYENLALKQQMVQESENYYGNNAIFATNTSTFAIRDIASVAKRPENVIGFHYFSPVTKRKMVEIIPHEKTSENTIATAIHFAIQQGKIPLLVADCEGFFINRILTPFLLEAIQCLVEGEGIEFIDRSLQEFGFKTGPLAMIDDIGLDVIVKSNAAMVNELGSRFKLPDAVQLLIANERKGRKNKRGFYLYDSNTHRTQEDKSIYHVMETIMRNEMEGEDIARRCVLRMINEACWCLQDNVIESKDEGNVASVLGFDFPDFRGGIYAYIEKIGAIEIVKQLHKHTQLYGERFSPCQWLLDRALVSEKSVT comes from the coding sequence ATGAATAACGAACAACTTCAACTTTCCTCCTTCAATGTGGACATTGACAATAATCACATTGCGATTGTGCGGATTGATGTGCCGAATGGCACATCAAACTGGTTGCCTGAAAATTTTGTCTCCGACTTGCGTGATGTTTTGGGCACGATTTTGTACCAGCAAGCTCGTGGCGTGATTTTTCTGTCGAACAAACCGAAATGCTTTATTAAAGGCTATAGATTAAGCGGTTTGCAGGATAAAACCGATGCCCAGCTGCGAACTATTTCTCAAGAAGCTCAAGCGGTGATGCGAGAGATCAATACGCTCAAAATGCCTGTGGTGGCGGTCATTGATGGCGACTGTTTCGGAATGGGCTTGGAGTTGGCGTTGGCGTGCGATTACCGCATTGCGAGTGAAGAAGTTTATACCAAATTTGCGATGCCACAGATCCGCTCGGGTATTTTACCTTTTGCAGGCGGCACACAGCGTTTGCCGCGTTTAATCGGCTTATCTAAAGCCATTCCGCTGCTGCTTTCTGGGCATAAAATCGGGGCGGAAAAAGCGTTGAAATTAGGTTTGGTGGATAAATTGATCCCAGCCAGCAATCTGTTTGAAACGGCTTACCAGTTGCTTCTGAATAACGAAGTGCAAAAGTTTGACCATAAACGACCGCTTGCACGTTGGGCGGCTATCCGCAGAAACCTTGAAAGCAATTTGTTTATTCGCCAACGTTATCTTGATCACATTGAAAATCGAGTATGGAACAAAGCATTTGGCAATTATCCCGCAGTGGCGAAAATGTTGGAGTTACTCAAACTACCACGTTTTAAAGAAGGTTTATCCTTTGAGCAGCAAGCTTTTGTTGAGCTCAACCAAACGGAACAAGCCCAAGTGTTGATCAACTTGAAACAGACTGAACGGACGATGAAAGAAAGTTATCGTGGGCGTTCACAAGGGCGAGATGTAACACAAGTTAGCGTACTTGGGAGTGGTTTTATGGGAGCGGGCATAGCCTATTTGACGGCAAACAATGCCCAGCTTCCTGTTCGGATTAAAGATATTCACCCGTCCGAAATCCAAAAAGCGTTAAAAACCTGTTATGGCTTGATGCATAAGGCAGTGAACCGTGGCACGTTGTCTCACGGGGAAATGATCCAACGAATGAATTTGATCACGGGCGGCGACCGCTTGGTTGCGGCACAAACCACCGATTTTATTATCGAAGCAGTCTATGAAAATCTCGCATTGAAGCAACAAATGGTGCAAGAGAGCGAAAATTATTACGGTAACAATGCGATTTTTGCGACTAACACCTCGACTTTCGCCATTCGTGATATTGCATCAGTGGCGAAACGCCCTGAAAATGTGATCGGTTTTCACTATTTCAGCCCTGTAACCAAACGTAAAATGGTGGAAATTATCCCCCACGAAAAAACCAGCGAAAACACCATCGCTACGGCAATTCACTTCGCCATTCAACAGGGCAAAATTCCACTGTTAGTAGCGGATTGCGAGGGCTTTTTCATTAACCGTATTCTCACCCCATTTTTGCTGGAAGCGATTCAATGTTTGGTGGAAGGCGAGGGCATTGAGTTTATCGACCGTTCATTGCAGGAATTTGGCTTTAAAACAGGACCTTTGGCGATGATTGATGATATCGGCTTAGATGTGATCGTCAAATCTAATGCCGCCATGGTGAACGAACTCGGCAGCCGTTTTAAACTGCCTGATGCGGTGCAACTGTTGATCGCCAACGAACGGAAAGGTCGCAAAAACAAGCGGGGGTTTTATCTGTATGATTCAAATACTCATCGTACTCAAGAAGATAAGAGTATTTATCATGTAATGGAAACCATTATGCGAAACGAAATGGAAGGTGAAGACATTGCCCGTCGCTGCGTGCTGCGAATGATTAACGAAGCCTGCTGGTGCTTACAGGATAATGTGATAGAATCCAAGGACGAAGGTAATGTCGCTTCGGTACTCGGATTTGATTTCCCTGATTTCCGTGGTGGAATTTATGCGTATATCGAAAAAATTGGTGCAATAGAAATTGTTAAGCAGTTGCATAAGCATACTCAACTTTACGGGGAGCGTTTTAGCCCTTGCCAGTGGCTGCTTGATCGGGCACTTGTTAGTGAGAAGTCGGTGACTTAG
- a CDS encoding acetyl-CoA acetyltransferase, which yields MAKQHLLNPQGERVAIVAGLRTPFVQRDAGFKSSYATDLGTMVTNELLSRSAIERSQLDQLVFGQVIQQPDIPNPAREIALALNMPHLQAYTLSSSCLSGLQALVNVAGSIVSGSISVGIAGGADSISNAPFSISPRVIHKLKGIFNAPTLEKKFEQFRRFSWWDLKPHGVNLKDYMTQLSVAEISEQMAQQFHITRAEQDDFARHSNQKAADAWKLGLLKGEVMQSFPRPYTDFVVSDTLIPAATRQSYYDNAEPIIAKSYATVTEANMPKAVDGAAAVLLMRENRAKELGLNPLGYIRSYAITGNDIWQNMFMGATVASHLALERANINLQHIDLIDIHETSASQMLVNMRLFESDEFAKNQLNRTACLGKIDPDKLNHLGGSIAFGNPRAATSLRILIQSLNALKRNGGGMSLVASSGLGGLGAAMVLESE from the coding sequence ATGGCGAAACAACATCTTCTCAATCCGCAAGGTGAGCGGGTGGCGATTGTAGCGGGGTTACGAACGCCGTTTGTGCAGCGAGATGCGGGATTTAAATCGTCTTATGCCACGGATTTAGGCACAATGGTGACCAACGAATTGTTGAGTCGCAGTGCGATCGAACGCAGTCAGCTTGATCAGTTGGTGTTTGGGCAAGTGATTCAGCAGCCCGATATTCCTAACCCAGCTCGTGAAATTGCGTTGGCGTTGAATATGCCCCATTTACAAGCCTATACGCTAAGCAGTTCTTGCTTGTCGGGCTTGCAAGCTTTGGTCAATGTAGCGGGCAGTATCGTCAGTGGTTCGATTTCAGTGGGGATCGCTGGCGGGGCGGATTCCATTTCCAATGCTCCCTTTAGCATCAGCCCCCGTGTTATTCATAAATTAAAAGGCATTTTTAATGCCCCGACTCTTGAGAAAAAATTCGAACAGTTTCGCCGTTTCTCGTGGTGGGATCTTAAGCCCCATGGCGTCAATTTAAAAGATTATATGACCCAGCTCTCTGTGGCGGAAATTTCCGAGCAGATGGCTCAACAATTTCATATTACCCGAGCGGAGCAGGATGACTTTGCTCGCCATTCCAATCAAAAAGCGGCAGATGCGTGGAAACTTGGATTGCTGAAAGGCGAGGTGATGCAATCTTTCCCTCGCCCGTACACCGATTTTGTGGTGTCTGATACTCTCATTCCTGCTGCAACCCGCCAAAGTTATTACGACAATGCCGAACCGATTATAGCGAAAAGTTATGCCACCGTGACCGAAGCCAATATGCCCAAAGCGGTGGACGGTGCGGCGGCGGTGTTGTTAATGCGAGAAAATCGTGCCAAAGAGTTAGGATTGAACCCGCTCGGCTACATTCGTTCCTATGCAATTACGGGCAACGATATTTGGCAGAATATGTTTATGGGGGCAACAGTGGCGAGCCATTTAGCCTTAGAACGTGCCAATATTAATCTGCAACATATTGATTTAATTGATATTCACGAAACGTCTGCCAGCCAAATGTTAGTGAATATGCGGTTGTTTGAAAGCGATGAATTTGCAAAAAATCAGCTCAATCGCACCGCTTGTCTCGGTAAAATTGACCCAGATAAACTCAATCATTTAGGCGGCTCCATTGCCTTTGGCAACCCACGAGCGGCTACCAGCCTACGAATTTTAATTCAATCTCTCAATGCCTTAAAACGCAACGGCGGCGGAATGTCGCTTGTTGCCTCGAGTGGTTTAGGGGGATTAGGAGCGGCAATGGTGTTGGAGAGTGAATGA
- a CDS encoding dephospho-CoA kinase translates to MPYIVGLTGGIGSGKSTIADLFGELGVPMIDADVIARQVVEKGSPLLSQIADHFGSSILTDSGELNRSALRERIFQSETEKNWLNNLLHPAIRHKMLQQLEQTSAPYVLWVVPLLIENQLTTFCDRVLVVDVAPEIQLERAAKRDQSKIEVIKNIITAQVDRQTRLTFADDIIENNLPLNENLSQLKQQVAALHQRYLNLSQTKGNEDDNRKLPDL, encoded by the coding sequence ATGCCCTACATTGTTGGACTGACTGGCGGTATCGGGAGCGGAAAAAGCACCATTGCCGATTTATTTGGAGAACTCGGTGTTCCGATGATTGATGCAGATGTAATCGCTCGCCAAGTGGTTGAAAAAGGCTCGCCCTTGCTAAGCCAAATTGCCGACCATTTCGGCAGTTCGATTTTAACTGACAGCGGTGAACTCAATCGCTCCGCATTACGCGAACGTATTTTTCAATCTGAAACGGAAAAAAATTGGCTGAATAATTTGCTTCACCCCGCCATTCGCCACAAAATGTTGCAGCAACTTGAACAAACCTCCGCCCCTTATGTATTGTGGGTAGTACCCCTGTTAATTGAAAATCAGCTCACCACATTTTGTGATCGGGTGTTGGTGGTGGATGTTGCCCCTGAAATTCAGCTCGAACGTGCTGCAAAGCGGGATCAAAGCAAAATTGAAGTGATTAAAAACATTATAACAGCACAGGTTGATCGCCAAACTCGGTTAACATTTGCCGATGATATAATTGAAAATAATCTACCACTTAACGAAAATTTATCTCAATTAAAACAACAAGTTGCTGCGTTACACCAACGCTATCTCAACTTATCTCAAACAAAAGGAAATGAAGATGACAACCGTAAATTGCCCGACCTGTGA
- a CDS encoding DNA gyrase inhibitor has product MKMTTVNCPTCEKEVIWSPESPYRPFCSKRCQLIDLGEWADEKKVIAGNEDDVMSLDLDTK; this is encoded by the coding sequence ATGAAGATGACAACCGTAAATTGCCCGACCTGTGAAAAAGAAGTGATTTGGTCACCCGAAAGCCCTTATCGCCCGTTTTGCAGCAAACGCTGCCAACTCATCGACTTAGGTGAATGGGCGGACGAAAAGAAAGTCATTGCGGGCAATGAAGATGATGTAATGTCGTTGGATTTAGATACGAAGTAA